One region of Oryza sativa Japonica Group chromosome 10, ASM3414082v1 genomic DNA includes:
- the LOC4348447 gene encoding probable histidine kinase 5 isoform X3, translating into MSRVGECGGGGGCGARRGKAAHAGAGAVAGFLGCLLLVWAMGGCGRGCGGGGGEGVRDRVEEVAAQFNLSMSKLQALASLLSSPERECICKSGTINDDNPAHSMPDMSNCRLKNKPSGGNQNRLDNVIIQDCCANEDNYDKNNHENNLLQNAMQQDIGSPTTLWNNNALSFNHGMIFSLSASLGIVVILVVITIFKRGKQANELCQHEKLLQTPSVKISRKWSKRALLLGVLVGLCSSVWIFSSMHADVVARRIENLENMCDERARMLQDQFNVSMNHVHALAILVSTFHHGKNPSAIDQVLHSERELFEQKLGWKIKKMETEDQSLVHDYNPEKLQPSPVQDEYAPVIFSQETVKHIISVDMMSGKEDRDNILRSRATGKGALTAPFPLLKSNHLGVVLTFTVYKYDLPPDATPEERIEATLGYLGASFDVPSLVERLLEQLASKQKIVVRLYDITNHTYPTKMYDSDVIASDDLHISNIDFGDPTRKHVMHCRFKHAPSLPWSAIMISSAVAIIVLLVGYIIYATLNSLEEAEDNYTTMRDLKGRAEAADVAKSQFLATVSHEIRTPMNGVLGMLQMLMDTELDTTQRDFVVTAQESGKSLINLINEVLDLAKIESGKIELEAVRFDVRDILDNVVSLFSEKSWAKGIELAVLVSDQVPDVLIGDPWRFRQIITNLVGNSMKFTEQGHIFIRVHLIEEVKRKMEALDDTSPENIEVTANSKNTMPYNTLSGLEVANNRKTLESFRMFKDSSDAIDSVNLLVTVEDTGIGITKDAQTRIFTPFMQADGSTSRTYGGTGIGLSITKRLVELMGGEIGFVSKPGVSSTFSFTAIFKENRKDPGDIKRYCPEPTPPDFQGMRALVVDGRCARAEVTMYHLRRLGIQCDLAATSESALSALLESCNSSVKSSLNMVLVDKEAWGEDSGLAFFRCLIDLRLKGTLKSWQTMPKFFLLAGSITPADSDCLRLAGYSNSIRKPLRLSTVAACLSKALGVGLTGRRSRDNSLVLRSVLTGKNILVVDDNAVNRIVAAGALKKYGAIVTCVDSGKEAISRLQPPHKFDACFMDVQMPEMDGFEATRLVRSVESKINDTIQAGEVSSEIYGNKAHWHVPILAMTADVIQATFEGCMECGMDGYVAKPFEEQQLYSAVAHFLEADATDPLT; encoded by the exons aTGAGCAGGGTCGgagagtgcggcggcggcggcggctgcggggcaCGGCGAGGGAAGGCGGCGCACGCCGGTGCCGGGGCGGTGGCCGGGTTCCTGGGGTGCTTGCTGCTGGTGTGGGCGATGGGTGGGTGTGGGAGggggtgtggtggtggtggtggggagggtGTGAGGGacagggtggaggaggtggcggcgcagtTCAACCTCAGCATGAGCAAGCTGCAGGCGCTGGCGTCGCTCCTGTCTTCGCCGGAG CGGGAATGCATATGTAAATCTGGTACGATCAATGATGATAATCCAGCCCACAGCATGCCTGATATGTCAAATTGTCGTCTTAAGAATAAACCATCTGGAGGAAATCAAAACAGGCTGGACAATGTGATTATTCAAGATTGTTGCGCAAATGAAGATAATTATGacaaaaataatcatgaaaacAATTTATTGCAAAATGCCATGCAACAAGACATTGGCTCTCCTACGACATTGTGGAAT AATAACGCCTTGAGCTTCAATCACGGGATGATATTTAGTTTGTCTGCTTCCCTTGGAATAGTTGTAATTTTGGTAGTTATAACTATTTTCAAAAGAGGGAAGCAAGCAAATGAACTGTGTCAGCATGAGAAACTCCTCCAGACACCGAGTGTTAAGATAAGTCGAAAATGGTCAAAGAGAGCCCTGCTTCTTGGTGTCTTAGTTGGGCTTTGTAGTTCTGTCTGGATATTTTCAAGCATGCATGCTGATGTTGTTGCTAGAAGAATTGAGAATCTTGAAAATATGTGTGATGAGAGAGCTAGGATGCTACAAGATCAGTTCAATGTAAGCATGAACCATGTGCATGCATTGGCTATTTTAGTCTCAACTTTTCACCATGGGAAGAATCCTTCTGCTATTGATCAG GTGCTGCACAGCGAAAGGGAGTTGTTTGAGCAAAAGCTTGGATGGAAGATTAAGAAAATGGAGACCGAAGATCAATCCCTTGTTCATGACTACAATCCTGAAAAGCTTCAGCCTTCACCAGTTCAAGATGAGTATGCACCTGTTATTTTCTCCCAGGAAACTGTAAAGCACATTATATCAGTTGACATGATGTCTGGGAAG GAAGATCGTGATAATATATTGCGCTCACGGGCAACAGGCAAAGGGGCCCTAACAGCCCCTTTCCCACTTCTTAAATCTAATCACCTTGGTGTGGTGCTAACGTTCACTGTGTATAAGTATGATCTTCCTCCAGATGCAACTCCAGAGGAGCGTATTGAAGCTACGCTGGG TTATCTTGGTGCCTCATTTGATGTTCCGTCTCTGGTGGAGAGACTCCTGGAGCAACTTGCTAGCAAACAAAAGATAGTTGTTAGGCTGTATGACATCACAAATCATACTTATCCTACTAAAATGTATGATTCGGATGTTATTGCATCTGATGATCTGCATATTAGTAATATTGATTTCGGGGACCCGACACGCAAACACGTAATGCATTGCAG ATTCAAGCATGCACCTTCACTGCCATGGTCTGCAATTATGATATCTTCAGCAGTAGCTATAATTGTTTTGCTTGTTGGCTATATTATCTATGCTACTCTGAATTCTCTTGAAGAGGCAGAAGATAATTATACGACAATGAGAGATTTAAAAGGACGAGCTGAAGCTGCAGATGTTGCTAAGTCCCAG TTTCTAGCAACTGTTTCACATGAGATTAGAACTCCAATGAATGGTGTACTAG GTATGCTACAGATGCTCATGGATACGGAACTTGATACAACTCAGCGGGATTTTGTAGTTACAGCTCAAGAAAGTGGAAAGTCATTGATAAACTTAATAAATGAAGTACTTGATCTCGCTAAGATAGAATCAGGCAAAATTGAGCTGGAGGCGGTGCGATTTGATGTCCGTGATATTCTTGACAATGTGGTATCTTTGTTTTCTGAAAAATCATGGGCTAAGGGCATAGAG TTGGCTGTACTTGTATCTGATCAAGTTCCAGATGTTCTGATCGGGGACCCGTGGCGGTTTCGGCAAATCATTACAAATCTTGTAGGGAATTCTATGAAG TTTACTGAACAAGGTCATATCTTCATTCGAGTGCATTTAATTGAGGAAGTGAAGAGAAAAATGGAAGCTCTGGATGACACTTCTCCTGAAAACATAGAAGTTACAGCGAATTCCAAAAATACGATGCCATATAATACTCTAAGTGGGCTTGAAGTAGCAAATAATCGGAAAACCTTGGAGAGTTTCAGGATGTTCAAAGATTCGTCAGATGCAATAGATTCAGTGAACTTACTAGTAACTGTCGAAGACACTGGCATAGGAATAACTAAGGATGCTCAAACTCGCATTTTTACACCTTTCATGCAAGCGGATGGTTCCACCTCAAGGACATATGGTGGAACTGGAATTGGTTTGAGTATTACGAAACGCCTGGTTGAATTGATGGGTGGAGAAATAGGGTTTGTGAGTAAACCAGGAGTTAGTAGTACATTTTCTTTTACTGCTATTTTCAAGGAAAATAGGAAAGATCCAGGGGATATCAAAAGGTATTGTCCTGAACCTACTCCACCAGATTTTCAAGGAATGAGAGCGCTTGTTGTTGACGGAAGATGTGCTCGTGCTGAGGTTACCATGTACCATCTGCGGAGACTTGGAATACAATGTGATCTTGCAGCCACATCTGAATCAGCACTTTCTGCTCTATTGGAATCCTGCAATTCAAG TGTAAAAAGCAGTCTAAATATGGTGCTTGTTGACAAAGAAGCTTGGGGCGAGGACTCAGGCTTGGCATTTTTCCGGTGTCTTATAGATCTTCGGCTGAAGGGCACACTCAAGTCTTGGCAAACCATGCCAAAGTTCTTTCTTTTGGCAGGTTCAATAACTCCTGCTGACTCTGATTGTTTGAGGTTGGCGGGGTATTCTAATAGCATAAGAAAACCCCTTCGTCTTAGTACTGTTGCTGCTTGTCTTAGTAAAGCACTAGGGGTTGGACTTACAGGCCGACGAAGTAGAGATAATTCTTTGGTTCTTCGAAGTGTACTAACAGGAAAAAACATTTTAGTTGTGGACGACAATGCTGTTAATCGCATAGTTGCAGCTGGTGCTTTGAAGAAATATGGAGCTATAGTTACCTGTGTGGACAGTGGAAAGGAGGCAATTTCTAGGCTCCAGCCACCTCATAAATTTGATGCTTGTTTTATGGATGTTCAGATGCCTGAGATGGATGG
- the LOC4348447 gene encoding probable histidine kinase 5 isoform X1, giving the protein MSRVGECGGGGGCGARRGKAAHAGAGAVAGFLGCLLLVWAMGGCGRGCGGGGGEGVRDRVEEVAAQFNLSMSKLQALASLLSSPERECICKSGTINDDNPAHSMPDMSNCRLKNKPSGGNQNRLDNVIIQDCCANEDNYDKNNHENNLLQNAMQQDIGSPTTLWNNNALSFNHGMIFSLSASLGIVVILVVITIFKRGKQANELCQHEKLLQTPSVKISRKWSKRALLLGVLVGLCSSVWIFSSMHADVVARRIENLENMCDERARMLQDQFNVSMNHVHALAILVSTFHHGKNPSAIDQKTFEDFTARTTFERPLMSGVAYALKVLHSERELFEQKLGWKIKKMETEDQSLVHDYNPEKLQPSPVQDEYAPVIFSQETVKHIISVDMMSGKEDRDNILRSRATGKGALTAPFPLLKSNHLGVVLTFTVYKYDLPPDATPEERIEATLGYLGASFDVPSLVERLLEQLASKQKIVVRLYDITNHTYPTKMYDSDVIASDDLHISNIDFGDPTRKHVMHCRFKHAPSLPWSAIMISSAVAIIVLLVGYIIYATLNSLEEAEDNYTTMRDLKGRAEAADVAKSQFLATVSHEIRTPMNGVLGMLQMLMDTELDTTQRDFVVTAQESGKSLINLINEVLDLAKIESGKIELEAVRFDVRDILDNVVSLFSEKSWAKGIELAVLVSDQVPDVLIGDPWRFRQIITNLVGNSMKFTEQGHIFIRVHLIEEVKRKMEALDDTSPENIEVTANSKNTMPYNTLSGLEVANNRKTLESFRMFKDSSDAIDSVNLLVTVEDTGIGITKDAQTRIFTPFMQADGSTSRTYGGTGIGLSITKRLVELMGGEIGFVSKPGVSSTFSFTAIFKENRKDPGDIKRYCPEPTPPDFQGMRALVVDGRCARAEVTMYHLRRLGIQCDLAATSESALSALLESCNSSVKSSLNMVLVDKEAWGEDSGLAFFRCLIDLRLKGTLKSWQTMPKFFLLAGSITPADSDCLRLAGYSNSIRKPLRLSTVAACLSKALGVGLTGRRSRDNSLVLRSVLTGKNILVVDDNAVNRIVAAGALKKYGAIVTCVDSGKEAISRLQPPHKFDACFMDVQMPEMDGFEATRLVRSVESKINDTIQAGEVSSEIYGNKAHWHVPILAMTADVIQATFEGCMECGMDGYVAKPFEEQQLYSAVAHFLEADATDPLT; this is encoded by the exons aTGAGCAGGGTCGgagagtgcggcggcggcggcggctgcggggcaCGGCGAGGGAAGGCGGCGCACGCCGGTGCCGGGGCGGTGGCCGGGTTCCTGGGGTGCTTGCTGCTGGTGTGGGCGATGGGTGGGTGTGGGAGggggtgtggtggtggtggtggggagggtGTGAGGGacagggtggaggaggtggcggcgcagtTCAACCTCAGCATGAGCAAGCTGCAGGCGCTGGCGTCGCTCCTGTCTTCGCCGGAG CGGGAATGCATATGTAAATCTGGTACGATCAATGATGATAATCCAGCCCACAGCATGCCTGATATGTCAAATTGTCGTCTTAAGAATAAACCATCTGGAGGAAATCAAAACAGGCTGGACAATGTGATTATTCAAGATTGTTGCGCAAATGAAGATAATTATGacaaaaataatcatgaaaacAATTTATTGCAAAATGCCATGCAACAAGACATTGGCTCTCCTACGACATTGTGGAAT AATAACGCCTTGAGCTTCAATCACGGGATGATATTTAGTTTGTCTGCTTCCCTTGGAATAGTTGTAATTTTGGTAGTTATAACTATTTTCAAAAGAGGGAAGCAAGCAAATGAACTGTGTCAGCATGAGAAACTCCTCCAGACACCGAGTGTTAAGATAAGTCGAAAATGGTCAAAGAGAGCCCTGCTTCTTGGTGTCTTAGTTGGGCTTTGTAGTTCTGTCTGGATATTTTCAAGCATGCATGCTGATGTTGTTGCTAGAAGAATTGAGAATCTTGAAAATATGTGTGATGAGAGAGCTAGGATGCTACAAGATCAGTTCAATGTAAGCATGAACCATGTGCATGCATTGGCTATTTTAGTCTCAACTTTTCACCATGGGAAGAATCCTTCTGCTATTGATCAG AAAACATTTGAGGATTTCACGGCTAGGACAACATTTGAAAGGCCATTGATGAGTGGTGTTGCCTATGCTTTGAAGGTGCTGCACAGCGAAAGGGAGTTGTTTGAGCAAAAGCTTGGATGGAAGATTAAGAAAATGGAGACCGAAGATCAATCCCTTGTTCATGACTACAATCCTGAAAAGCTTCAGCCTTCACCAGTTCAAGATGAGTATGCACCTGTTATTTTCTCCCAGGAAACTGTAAAGCACATTATATCAGTTGACATGATGTCTGGGAAG GAAGATCGTGATAATATATTGCGCTCACGGGCAACAGGCAAAGGGGCCCTAACAGCCCCTTTCCCACTTCTTAAATCTAATCACCTTGGTGTGGTGCTAACGTTCACTGTGTATAAGTATGATCTTCCTCCAGATGCAACTCCAGAGGAGCGTATTGAAGCTACGCTGGG TTATCTTGGTGCCTCATTTGATGTTCCGTCTCTGGTGGAGAGACTCCTGGAGCAACTTGCTAGCAAACAAAAGATAGTTGTTAGGCTGTATGACATCACAAATCATACTTATCCTACTAAAATGTATGATTCGGATGTTATTGCATCTGATGATCTGCATATTAGTAATATTGATTTCGGGGACCCGACACGCAAACACGTAATGCATTGCAG ATTCAAGCATGCACCTTCACTGCCATGGTCTGCAATTATGATATCTTCAGCAGTAGCTATAATTGTTTTGCTTGTTGGCTATATTATCTATGCTACTCTGAATTCTCTTGAAGAGGCAGAAGATAATTATACGACAATGAGAGATTTAAAAGGACGAGCTGAAGCTGCAGATGTTGCTAAGTCCCAG TTTCTAGCAACTGTTTCACATGAGATTAGAACTCCAATGAATGGTGTACTAG GTATGCTACAGATGCTCATGGATACGGAACTTGATACAACTCAGCGGGATTTTGTAGTTACAGCTCAAGAAAGTGGAAAGTCATTGATAAACTTAATAAATGAAGTACTTGATCTCGCTAAGATAGAATCAGGCAAAATTGAGCTGGAGGCGGTGCGATTTGATGTCCGTGATATTCTTGACAATGTGGTATCTTTGTTTTCTGAAAAATCATGGGCTAAGGGCATAGAG TTGGCTGTACTTGTATCTGATCAAGTTCCAGATGTTCTGATCGGGGACCCGTGGCGGTTTCGGCAAATCATTACAAATCTTGTAGGGAATTCTATGAAG TTTACTGAACAAGGTCATATCTTCATTCGAGTGCATTTAATTGAGGAAGTGAAGAGAAAAATGGAAGCTCTGGATGACACTTCTCCTGAAAACATAGAAGTTACAGCGAATTCCAAAAATACGATGCCATATAATACTCTAAGTGGGCTTGAAGTAGCAAATAATCGGAAAACCTTGGAGAGTTTCAGGATGTTCAAAGATTCGTCAGATGCAATAGATTCAGTGAACTTACTAGTAACTGTCGAAGACACTGGCATAGGAATAACTAAGGATGCTCAAACTCGCATTTTTACACCTTTCATGCAAGCGGATGGTTCCACCTCAAGGACATATGGTGGAACTGGAATTGGTTTGAGTATTACGAAACGCCTGGTTGAATTGATGGGTGGAGAAATAGGGTTTGTGAGTAAACCAGGAGTTAGTAGTACATTTTCTTTTACTGCTATTTTCAAGGAAAATAGGAAAGATCCAGGGGATATCAAAAGGTATTGTCCTGAACCTACTCCACCAGATTTTCAAGGAATGAGAGCGCTTGTTGTTGACGGAAGATGTGCTCGTGCTGAGGTTACCATGTACCATCTGCGGAGACTTGGAATACAATGTGATCTTGCAGCCACATCTGAATCAGCACTTTCTGCTCTATTGGAATCCTGCAATTCAAG TGTAAAAAGCAGTCTAAATATGGTGCTTGTTGACAAAGAAGCTTGGGGCGAGGACTCAGGCTTGGCATTTTTCCGGTGTCTTATAGATCTTCGGCTGAAGGGCACACTCAAGTCTTGGCAAACCATGCCAAAGTTCTTTCTTTTGGCAGGTTCAATAACTCCTGCTGACTCTGATTGTTTGAGGTTGGCGGGGTATTCTAATAGCATAAGAAAACCCCTTCGTCTTAGTACTGTTGCTGCTTGTCTTAGTAAAGCACTAGGGGTTGGACTTACAGGCCGACGAAGTAGAGATAATTCTTTGGTTCTTCGAAGTGTACTAACAGGAAAAAACATTTTAGTTGTGGACGACAATGCTGTTAATCGCATAGTTGCAGCTGGTGCTTTGAAGAAATATGGAGCTATAGTTACCTGTGTGGACAGTGGAAAGGAGGCAATTTCTAGGCTCCAGCCACCTCATAAATTTGATGCTTGTTTTATGGATGTTCAGATGCCTGAGATGGATGG
- the LOC4348447 gene encoding probable histidine kinase 5 isoform X2: MSRVGECGGGGGCGARRGKAAHAGAGAVAGFLGCLLLVWAMGGCGRGCGGGGGEGVRDRVEEVAAQFNLSMSKLQALASLLSSPERECICKSGTINDDNPAHSMPDMSNCRLKNKPSGGNQNRLDNVIIQDCCANEDNYDKNNHENNLLQNAMQQDIGSPTTLWNQNNALSFNHGMIFSLSASLGIVVILVVITIFKRGKQANELCQHEKLLQTPSVKISRKWSKRALLLGVLVGLCSSVWIFSSMHADVVARRIENLENMCDERARMLQDQFNVSMNHVHALAILVSTFHHGKNPSAIDQVLHSERELFEQKLGWKIKKMETEDQSLVHDYNPEKLQPSPVQDEYAPVIFSQETVKHIISVDMMSGKEDRDNILRSRATGKGALTAPFPLLKSNHLGVVLTFTVYKYDLPPDATPEERIEATLGYLGASFDVPSLVERLLEQLASKQKIVVRLYDITNHTYPTKMYDSDVIASDDLHISNIDFGDPTRKHVMHCRFKHAPSLPWSAIMISSAVAIIVLLVGYIIYATLNSLEEAEDNYTTMRDLKGRAEAADVAKSQFLATVSHEIRTPMNGVLGMLQMLMDTELDTTQRDFVVTAQESGKSLINLINEVLDLAKIESGKIELEAVRFDVRDILDNVVSLFSEKSWAKGIELAVLVSDQVPDVLIGDPWRFRQIITNLVGNSMKFTEQGHIFIRVHLIEEVKRKMEALDDTSPENIEVTANSKNTMPYNTLSGLEVANNRKTLESFRMFKDSSDAIDSVNLLVTVEDTGIGITKDAQTRIFTPFMQADGSTSRTYGGTGIGLSITKRLVELMGGEIGFVSKPGVSSTFSFTAIFKENRKDPGDIKRYCPEPTPPDFQGMRALVVDGRCARAEVTMYHLRRLGIQCDLAATSESALSALLESCNSSVKSSLNMVLVDKEAWGEDSGLAFFRCLIDLRLKGTLKSWQTMPKFFLLAGSITPADSDCLRLAGYSNSIRKPLRLSTVAACLSKALGVGLTGRRSRDNSLVLRSVLTGKNILVVDDNAVNRIVAAGALKKYGAIVTCVDSGKEAISRLQPPHKFDACFMDVQMPEMDGFEATRLVRSVESKINDTIQAGEVSSEIYGNKAHWHVPILAMTADVIQATFEGCMECGMDGYVAKPFEEQQLYSAVAHFLEADATDPLT, translated from the exons aTGAGCAGGGTCGgagagtgcggcggcggcggcggctgcggggcaCGGCGAGGGAAGGCGGCGCACGCCGGTGCCGGGGCGGTGGCCGGGTTCCTGGGGTGCTTGCTGCTGGTGTGGGCGATGGGTGGGTGTGGGAGggggtgtggtggtggtggtggggagggtGTGAGGGacagggtggaggaggtggcggcgcagtTCAACCTCAGCATGAGCAAGCTGCAGGCGCTGGCGTCGCTCCTGTCTTCGCCGGAG CGGGAATGCATATGTAAATCTGGTACGATCAATGATGATAATCCAGCCCACAGCATGCCTGATATGTCAAATTGTCGTCTTAAGAATAAACCATCTGGAGGAAATCAAAACAGGCTGGACAATGTGATTATTCAAGATTGTTGCGCAAATGAAGATAATTATGacaaaaataatcatgaaaacAATTTATTGCAAAATGCCATGCAACAAGACATTGGCTCTCCTACGACATTGTGGAAT CAGAATAACGCCTTGAGCTTCAATCACGGGATGATATTTAGTTTGTCTGCTTCCCTTGGAATAGTTGTAATTTTGGTAGTTATAACTATTTTCAAAAGAGGGAAGCAAGCAAATGAACTGTGTCAGCATGAGAAACTCCTCCAGACACCGAGTGTTAAGATAAGTCGAAAATGGTCAAAGAGAGCCCTGCTTCTTGGTGTCTTAGTTGGGCTTTGTAGTTCTGTCTGGATATTTTCAAGCATGCATGCTGATGTTGTTGCTAGAAGAATTGAGAATCTTGAAAATATGTGTGATGAGAGAGCTAGGATGCTACAAGATCAGTTCAATGTAAGCATGAACCATGTGCATGCATTGGCTATTTTAGTCTCAACTTTTCACCATGGGAAGAATCCTTCTGCTATTGATCAG GTGCTGCACAGCGAAAGGGAGTTGTTTGAGCAAAAGCTTGGATGGAAGATTAAGAAAATGGAGACCGAAGATCAATCCCTTGTTCATGACTACAATCCTGAAAAGCTTCAGCCTTCACCAGTTCAAGATGAGTATGCACCTGTTATTTTCTCCCAGGAAACTGTAAAGCACATTATATCAGTTGACATGATGTCTGGGAAG GAAGATCGTGATAATATATTGCGCTCACGGGCAACAGGCAAAGGGGCCCTAACAGCCCCTTTCCCACTTCTTAAATCTAATCACCTTGGTGTGGTGCTAACGTTCACTGTGTATAAGTATGATCTTCCTCCAGATGCAACTCCAGAGGAGCGTATTGAAGCTACGCTGGG TTATCTTGGTGCCTCATTTGATGTTCCGTCTCTGGTGGAGAGACTCCTGGAGCAACTTGCTAGCAAACAAAAGATAGTTGTTAGGCTGTATGACATCACAAATCATACTTATCCTACTAAAATGTATGATTCGGATGTTATTGCATCTGATGATCTGCATATTAGTAATATTGATTTCGGGGACCCGACACGCAAACACGTAATGCATTGCAG ATTCAAGCATGCACCTTCACTGCCATGGTCTGCAATTATGATATCTTCAGCAGTAGCTATAATTGTTTTGCTTGTTGGCTATATTATCTATGCTACTCTGAATTCTCTTGAAGAGGCAGAAGATAATTATACGACAATGAGAGATTTAAAAGGACGAGCTGAAGCTGCAGATGTTGCTAAGTCCCAG TTTCTAGCAACTGTTTCACATGAGATTAGAACTCCAATGAATGGTGTACTAG GTATGCTACAGATGCTCATGGATACGGAACTTGATACAACTCAGCGGGATTTTGTAGTTACAGCTCAAGAAAGTGGAAAGTCATTGATAAACTTAATAAATGAAGTACTTGATCTCGCTAAGATAGAATCAGGCAAAATTGAGCTGGAGGCGGTGCGATTTGATGTCCGTGATATTCTTGACAATGTGGTATCTTTGTTTTCTGAAAAATCATGGGCTAAGGGCATAGAG TTGGCTGTACTTGTATCTGATCAAGTTCCAGATGTTCTGATCGGGGACCCGTGGCGGTTTCGGCAAATCATTACAAATCTTGTAGGGAATTCTATGAAG TTTACTGAACAAGGTCATATCTTCATTCGAGTGCATTTAATTGAGGAAGTGAAGAGAAAAATGGAAGCTCTGGATGACACTTCTCCTGAAAACATAGAAGTTACAGCGAATTCCAAAAATACGATGCCATATAATACTCTAAGTGGGCTTGAAGTAGCAAATAATCGGAAAACCTTGGAGAGTTTCAGGATGTTCAAAGATTCGTCAGATGCAATAGATTCAGTGAACTTACTAGTAACTGTCGAAGACACTGGCATAGGAATAACTAAGGATGCTCAAACTCGCATTTTTACACCTTTCATGCAAGCGGATGGTTCCACCTCAAGGACATATGGTGGAACTGGAATTGGTTTGAGTATTACGAAACGCCTGGTTGAATTGATGGGTGGAGAAATAGGGTTTGTGAGTAAACCAGGAGTTAGTAGTACATTTTCTTTTACTGCTATTTTCAAGGAAAATAGGAAAGATCCAGGGGATATCAAAAGGTATTGTCCTGAACCTACTCCACCAGATTTTCAAGGAATGAGAGCGCTTGTTGTTGACGGAAGATGTGCTCGTGCTGAGGTTACCATGTACCATCTGCGGAGACTTGGAATACAATGTGATCTTGCAGCCACATCTGAATCAGCACTTTCTGCTCTATTGGAATCCTGCAATTCAAG TGTAAAAAGCAGTCTAAATATGGTGCTTGTTGACAAAGAAGCTTGGGGCGAGGACTCAGGCTTGGCATTTTTCCGGTGTCTTATAGATCTTCGGCTGAAGGGCACACTCAAGTCTTGGCAAACCATGCCAAAGTTCTTTCTTTTGGCAGGTTCAATAACTCCTGCTGACTCTGATTGTTTGAGGTTGGCGGGGTATTCTAATAGCATAAGAAAACCCCTTCGTCTTAGTACTGTTGCTGCTTGTCTTAGTAAAGCACTAGGGGTTGGACTTACAGGCCGACGAAGTAGAGATAATTCTTTGGTTCTTCGAAGTGTACTAACAGGAAAAAACATTTTAGTTGTGGACGACAATGCTGTTAATCGCATAGTTGCAGCTGGTGCTTTGAAGAAATATGGAGCTATAGTTACCTGTGTGGACAGTGGAAAGGAGGCAATTTCTAGGCTCCAGCCACCTCATAAATTTGATGCTTGTTTTATGGATGTTCAGATGCCTGAGATGGATGG